A single window of Oenanthe melanoleuca isolate GR-GAL-2019-014 unplaced genomic scaffold, OMel1.0 S001, whole genome shotgun sequence DNA harbors:
- the LOC130266192 gene encoding olfactory receptor 14C36-like yields the protein MSNSSSISHFLLLPLADMRQLQLLHFCLFLGISLAALVGNGLIISAIACGHHLHTPMFFFLLNLALTDLGSICTIVPKAMHNSLWDTRTISYEGCVAQLFLFVFFISVELFFLTIMCYDRYVSICKPLHYGTLLGSRACAHMAAAAWASAFLYSLLHTANTFSLPLCHGNALGQFFCEIPQILKLSCSKSYLRELGLIVVSSCLALGCFVFIVFSYVQIFRAVLRIPSEQGRHKAFSTCLPHLAVVSLFLSTVIFAHLKPHSISSLSLDLALSVLYSVVPPALNPLIYSLRNQELKDGLRKIFMNIFQKE from the coding sequence cctcttcctgggcatctccctggctgccctcgtgggcaacggcctcatcatcagcgccatagcctgcggccaccacctgcacacccccatgttcttcttcctgctcaacctggccctcactgacctgggctcGATCTGCACCAttgtccccaaagccatgcacaattccctctgggacaccaggaccatTTCCTATGAAGGATGTGTTGCTCAGCTCTTTCTATTTGTCTTTTTCATCTCAGTAGAGTTATTCttcctgaccatcatgtgctatgaccgctacgtgtccatctgcaaacccctgcactacgggaccctcctgggcagcagagcttgtgcccacatggcagcagctgcctgggccagtgcctTTCTCTattcactgctgcacacagccaatacattttccctgcccctatgccatggcaatgccctgggccagttcttttgtgaaatcccacaaatcctcaagctctcctgctccaaatCCTACCTCAGGGAACTTGGACTCATTGTGGTTAGTTCTTGTTTAGCACTTggctgttttgtgttcattgttttctcctatgtgcagatcttcagggctgtgctgaggatcccctctgagcagggacggcacaaagccttttccacctgcctccctcacctggccgTGGTCTCTCTGTTCCTCAGCACTGTCATATTTGCTCACCTGAAGCCCCACTCCATCTCCTCTCTATCCCTGGATCTGGctctgtcagttctgtactcagtggtgcctccagccctgaaccccctcatctacagcctgaggaaccaggagctcaaggaTGGCTTGAGGAAAATTTTcatgaatatttttcagaaggaaTAA